From a single Hypanus sabinus isolate sHypSab1 chromosome 7, sHypSab1.hap1, whole genome shotgun sequence genomic region:
- the mblac1 gene encoding metallo-beta-lactamase domain-containing protein 1 has translation MRRASDMVSEPPGLSAIPGNPYSIFVIKEGYAYTDEEGHMRADGSVTLVKGPQVVLVDTGNPWDGELILRKLQSHGLAAGDITFVVCTHGHSDHVGNLGLFPEATFIVSYDICRRQDTYLDHDFRSGQPYRIDEWLEVIPTPGHSGSDVSLLVHGTQWGTVVVAGDLFEREDDEQDWRELSENPELQARHRDRVQALADVIIPGHGPPFRVTKECIPPADVGSSGPGGTAKAI, from the coding sequence ATGAGGAGAGCATCGGACATGGTGTCAGAGCCTCCCGGCTTGTCGGCCATTCCGGGGAATCCGTATTCCATCTTTGTGATTAAGGAGGGGTACGCTTACACGGATGAGGAGGGCCACATGAGGGCGGACGGGTCGGTCACCCTGGTGAAGGGGCCGCAGGTGGTGCTGGTGGACACGGGGAACCCATGGGACGGTGAACTGATTCTGCGGAAGCTGCAGTCGCACGGGCTGGCAGCCGGGGACATCACGTTCGTGGTCTGCACCCATGGCCACTCGGACCACGTTGGGAACCTGGGCCTCTTCCCGGAGGCCACCTTCATCGTCTCCTATGACATCTGCCGGCGGCAGGACACCTACCTGGACCATGACTTCCGCTCTGGACAGCCCTACCGAATTGACGAGTGGCTGGAGGTGATCCCGACACCGGGGCATAGCGGCAGCGACGTCAGCCTCCTCGTGCATGGCACCCAGTGGGGGACTGTGGTGGTGGCAGGGGACCTGTTTGAGAGGGAGGACGATGAGCAGGACTGGCGGGAGCTGAGTGAGAACCCCGAACTACAAGCGAGGCACAGGGACCGGGTGCAAGCCCTGGCTGATGTTATCATTCCCGGTCATGGACCACCCTTCAGGGTAACAAAAGAATGCATCCCACCTGCTGACGTAGGTAGCAGTGGACCAGGAGGGACGGCTAAAGCAATCTGA